The following proteins are encoded in a genomic region of Poecilia reticulata strain Guanapo linkage group LG11, Guppy_female_1.0+MT, whole genome shotgun sequence:
- the LOC103472530 gene encoding zinc finger protein 135-like, giving the protein MLKIEMLRLLINQRLTAAAEEIFDVFGRTIVEYEKEISRSKLEIDRQRRLLELSRKPRISLQADSSAASEKPDWSSNVEFNKEEPPSHIKEEDVWSDPPGEKNVGFLFQNNSARTQQDNDSTGSLGSKFCQDLNDPDIDLQPGTSAQQTCSELNDDQPVAVGNSQHDCVDMTLPKVVDSYICTICGQAFYQRSQWAKHTRIHRKVDDKGDKSFTCDICGKRLTRSDGYQKHLRVHTGEKPYSCHVCGRSFSDNSNFKRHIRSHMKEKVPAELRLSEAVVAATTERTHKST; this is encoded by the exons atgttgaaaatcgAGATGTTGCGGCTTCTGATCAACCAGCGGCTTACCGCGGCTGCAGAGGAGATTTTCGATGTGTTTGGGAGAACCATAGTGGAATATGAGAAGGAGATCTCCCGCTCCAAGCTGGAGATTGACCGCCAGCGCCGGCTGCTGGAGCTCTCCCGCAAGCCGCGGATCTCCCTGCAGGCCGACAGCTCAG CCGCCTCGGAGAAGCCGGACTGGAGCTCCAACGTAGAGTTCAACAAAGAGGAACCGCCGAGTCACATCAAAGAGGAGGATGTGTGGTCAGACCCACCGGGCGAGAAAAATGTGGGTTTCCTGTTCCAGAACAACTCGGCAAGAACGCAACAGGACAACGATTCCACCGGGTCTCTGGGCTCAAAGTTCTGCCAGGACCTGAACGACCCGGACATCGATCTGCAACCTGGAACCTCAGCCCAACAGACCTGCTCTGAGCTCAACGACGATCAACCCGTTGCTGTAGGCAACAGCCAGCATGACTGCGTTGACATGACCCTCCCTAAAGTAGTGGACTCCTACATCTGCACCATCTGCGGCCAAGCGTTTTACCAGCGCAGTCAGTGGGCCAAACACACCCGGATTCACCGAAAAGTTGACGACAAAGGCGACAAATCGTTCACGTGCGACATTTGCGGGAAGAGACTGACGCGGTCGGACGGCTACCAGAAACACCTGCGGGTCCATACGGGCGAGAAGCCGTACAGCTGCCACGTGTGCGGCCGCAGCTTCAGCGACAACTCCAACTTCAAGCGGCACATCCGCAGTCACATGAAGGAGAAAGTCCCAGCAGAGCTCAGGCTGAGCGAGGCAGTGGTTGCAGCAACCACTGAACGGACGCACAAAAGTACATGA